The genomic region TTATAGATGAAGCTTATATTGAATTTTCTCCTGAAGATAGTATGGTAAGTTTTTTAAAAGATTATTCACATTTAGTTATTCTTCGAACATTATCTAAAGCTTTTGGTTTAGCAGGTATAAGATGTGGTTTTACATTAGCGAATAAAGTAATTATTGAAATTTTAAATAAAGTAATAACTCCTTATCCAATATCAATTCCTGTTATGGATATTGCTGTTCAATCTTTGCAAAAAAATTATATTACATTAATGAAAGATAGAGTATCTGAATTAAATTTAAATCGCATTTGGTTGATTAATCAATTAAATGAACTTGATTGTATAGATAAAGTTTTTGAAAGTCATGCGAATTATATATTAGTAAAATTTTTTATGTTTGAAAAAATTTTTCAGATGTTATGGAATAAAGGTATAATTTTAAGAAATCAAAATAATAAAATGAATTTAAAAGAATGCATTAGAATTTCAATAGGAACACGTTCAGAATGTTTTAGTTTAATTCAAGAACTAAAAAATTTTTCTAAAAATAATATTTTTTAAGGTAATGCAAGTGAAAGATAAAATACTATTTATCGATCGAGATGGCACATTAATCCATGAACCCATAAAAACTTTTCAGATAGATTCAATAGATCAATTGGTTTTTAAAAAAAATGTTATTTCTTCTTTGCGTAATTTAATAAAACTTAATTATAAATTAATAATAGTTACCAATCAAGATGGTCTAGGTAATAAAGATTTTTTATGGGAAGACTTTAATAAAGTAAATAAATTCATGTTAAATATTTTTGCTTCAGAAGAAGTAGTTTTTAATGATATATTAATTTGTCCTCATTTTTTACATGATAACTGCAAATGTCGCAAACCTCAAATTACAATGTTAAAACCATGGTTAGATAACATAGATCGAATGCATAGTTATGTTATTGGTGATCGTGAGACAGATATTCAATTAGCAAAAAATATTCAAGTTAAAGGGATGCAATATAAAGAAGATATATTGAATTGGAGTGATATTGAAAAAAAAATTATAAAAAGAAATAGATATGCAGAAGTTATTCGAAAAACAAAAGAAACAAAAATACAAATAGAAGTTTTTTTAGATTTAGAAGAAACTAGCAATATTAATACTGGATTAAAATTTTTTGATCATATGTTAGAGCAATTATCTGTGCATAGTGGTATTTGCATGAATATTTTAGCTCAAGGTGATTTATTTATTGATGATCATCATACAGTAGAAGATGTAGGAATTGTATTAGGTGAAGCTTTATTAAAAGCTTTAAATACAAAACACGGTTTATATAGATTTGGTTTTTATTTGCCTATGGATGAAAGTAAATCTAATTGTATTATGGATATCTCTAATCGTCCATATTTAAATTTTAAAGCAAAATTTAATCATAAAATGGTAGGTGATCTTAGTACAGATATGATTGAGCATTTTTTTTATTCTCTATGTTATTCTATGAAAATTACAGTTCATTTATATGCTGAAGGGAAAAATGATCATCATTGTGTTGAAAGTTTATTTAAAGTTTTTGGTCGTACATTACGTCAGGCTATTAAAATAGAAGGAAATTTACTACCAACTTCAAAAGGAATTTTATAATGGAGGTAGTAATATTAGATACTGGCTGTGCTAATTTAGCATCAATAAAGATAGCAATTAGTAAATTAGGTTACAATCCTACTATAACTACTGAACCTTCGATAATATTAAAATCTCAAAAGATGTTTTTACCTGGAGTAGGAACTGCTTCTGCGGTAATGCAGATTTTATCTGAAAAAAAATTAATTAATATTATTAAAAATTTTAAAAAACCAGTATTAGGCATATGTCTTGGAATGCAATTATTATGTGCTTCAAGTGAAGAATGCAATGGTGTAAAAACCCTTGGCATAATAAAATCTTCTATACTACGTTTGCAAACAAATAATTTATCATTGCCACATATTGGATGGAATCAAATTGAATTTCAAAAATCACATGCTTTATTTAAAAACATTCCCAATAAATCAAGATTTTATTTTGTTCATAGTTATATATTACCAATCAATCAATATGCATTATCTACAACTAACTATGGTGTAAATTTTAGTTCAGTAATACAAAAAAATAATTTTTTTGGTGTACAATTTCATCCTGAAAAATCAGGAAAAATTGGAGCGCAACTATTAAAAAATTTTTTGGAGATGTAATTTAATGATCATTCCTGCATTTGATTTAATTAATAGTTTAGTAGTTCGCTTGTATCAAGGTAATTATTCTAATAAAAAAGAGTATAATATTAATTTATTCTCACTTTTAGAAGAATATAAATCAAAAGGAATTCAAACAATCCATTTAGTAGATTTAGATGGAGCTCAAGATAGCAATAATAGACAAATAGAATTTTTTCAAAAATTTTTATTTTATGAAAGATTTTCTGTACAAGTAGGTGGCGGAATAAGAACTACAAAAGACATAAGTGCATTGCTTAATTTAGGTGTTAAAAGAGTTGTTGTTAGTTCCTCTATTATAGAAAATAAAAAGAGAGTAAAAAAATGGTTAAATATTTATGGTCCGGATTCTATTGTTTTAGCATTAGATGTAAATATTACTAATAACAAAAAAGAAATATATGTAAATGGTTGGCAAAAAAAAACTAATATTACTCTAGAAGAGATCATTGAATATTTTTTACCAAGTGGACTAAAGCATGTATTATGTACAGATATATCTAAAGATGGAACACTTTTAGGTCCAAATATTGCATTATATAAAGAAATTTCTCGTTCTTTTAAAAATATAAACTTTCAGGCATCTGGAGGAATAGGATCACTAAAAGATATTATTTCTTTAAAACAAACCGGTGTAAAAAGTGTAATTATTGGTCGTAGTTTGTTGGAAAAAAAATTTACGGTAGAAGAGGCATTAAAATGCTGGCAAAAAGAATAATAGCATGTTTGGATGTTAGTGATGGTGTTGTAGTAAAAGGAATACAATTTCAAAATCATGAAACTATAGGAAATATTATACCATTAGCTGAAAGATACACAAATGAAGGTATAGATGAATTGGTATTTTATGATATAACTGCTTCTACAAATAACAAATTAGTTAATAGAAATTGGATAGAAAGAGTAGCAGAAGTAATAAACATTCCATTTTGTGTAGCTGGAGGAATCAAAAGTGTAGAAGATGCAAAAAATATTTTGTCTAGTGGAGCAGATAAAATATCAATTAATTCTTCAGCATTAACAGATCCTGATTTAATTAGCAAAATTTCAGAACGTTTTGGCGTACAATGTGTAGTAGTTGGAATTGATTCTTGGTTTGATAATATTAAAGAATGTTATATGGTTCAACAATACACAGGAGATATTAATAAAACTTATCAAACTAGTTGGAAAACTATTGATTGGGTTAAAACAGTTCAAAAAAAAGGTGCTGGAGAAATAGTTTTAAATATGATGAATAAAGATGGATTACAACAAGGATACGATTTAAAGCAACTTAATCAAATACGAGAAGTTTGCCAAGTTCCTTTAATTGCATCTGGAGGTGCAGGTAATATAAAACATTTCTATGAAGCTTTATATTATTCTAATGTAGATGGAGTATTAGCTGCATCTGTATTTCATAAAAATATAGTAAATATTAAAACATTAAAAAACTTTTTAATTAAATGCGGAATGGAGATTAGAGCATGCTAAAAATCGAAGAAAGATTATTAAATCTTAATTGGATTAAAACTAATGGCATGATGCCTGTTATTATACAAGAGCATGCTTCTCAAGAGATTTTAATGCATGGATATATGAATAAAGAAGCTTTATTTAAAACTCAAAAAGACGGTTTAGTTACTTTTTATTCTCGCAGTAAAAAACGTTTATGGACTAAAGGAGAAAAATCAGGGAATTACTTAAAAGTAATTGAAATCACTACAGATTGTGATTATGATACACTATTGATTTTAGT from Buchnera aphidicola (Artemisaphis artemisicola) harbors:
- the hisB gene encoding bifunctional histidinol-phosphatase/imidazoleglycerol-phosphate dehydratase HisB; translation: MKDKILFIDRDGTLIHEPIKTFQIDSIDQLVFKKNVISSLRNLIKLNYKLIIVTNQDGLGNKDFLWEDFNKVNKFMLNIFASEEVVFNDILICPHFLHDNCKCRKPQITMLKPWLDNIDRMHSYVIGDRETDIQLAKNIQVKGMQYKEDILNWSDIEKKIIKRNRYAEVIRKTKETKIQIEVFLDLEETSNINTGLKFFDHMLEQLSVHSGICMNILAQGDLFIDDHHTVEDVGIVLGEALLKALNTKHGLYRFGFYLPMDESKSNCIMDISNRPYLNFKAKFNHKMVGDLSTDMIEHFFYSLCYSMKITVHLYAEGKNDHHCVESLFKVFGRTLRQAIKIEGNLLPTSKGIL
- the hisA gene encoding 1-(5-phosphoribosyl)-5-[(5-phosphoribosylamino)methylideneamino]imidazole-4-carboxamide isomerase — encoded protein: MIIPAFDLINSLVVRLYQGNYSNKKEYNINLFSLLEEYKSKGIQTIHLVDLDGAQDSNNRQIEFFQKFLFYERFSVQVGGGIRTTKDISALLNLGVKRVVVSSSIIENKKRVKKWLNIYGPDSIVLALDVNITNNKKEIYVNGWQKKTNITLEEIIEYFLPSGLKHVLCTDISKDGTLLGPNIALYKEISRSFKNINFQASGGIGSLKDIISLKQTGVKSVIIGRSLLEKKFTVEEALKCWQKE
- the hisH gene encoding imidazole glycerol phosphate synthase subunit HisH; translation: MEVVILDTGCANLASIKIAISKLGYNPTITTEPSIILKSQKMFLPGVGTASAVMQILSEKKLINIIKNFKKPVLGICLGMQLLCASSEECNGVKTLGIIKSSILRLQTNNLSLPHIGWNQIEFQKSHALFKNIPNKSRFYFVHSYILPINQYALSTTNYGVNFSSVIQKNNFFGVQFHPEKSGKIGAQLLKNFLEM
- the hisF gene encoding imidazole glycerol phosphate synthase subunit HisF; the encoded protein is MLAKRIIACLDVSDGVVVKGIQFQNHETIGNIIPLAERYTNEGIDELVFYDITASTNNKLVNRNWIERVAEVINIPFCVAGGIKSVEDAKNILSSGADKISINSSALTDPDLISKISERFGVQCVVVGIDSWFDNIKECYMVQQYTGDINKTYQTSWKTIDWVKTVQKKGAGEIVLNMMNKDGLQQGYDLKQLNQIREVCQVPLIASGGAGNIKHFYEALYYSNVDGVLAASVFHKNIVNIKTLKNFLIKCGMEIRAC